Proteins from a single region of Mustela erminea isolate mMusErm1 chromosome X, mMusErm1.Pri, whole genome shotgun sequence:
- the LOC116582661 gene encoding nucleosome assembly protein 1-like 1-A, protein MEREPAGKGPTSGIPHFWLTAFKNVKILGRMIRKNDEPVLEHLKDVKIKFSGFKEPMSFTIEFIFKSNEYFLNEILTKTYQMRSDPDDSDPFLSKGPEIISSTGCEIYWKEGRNVTMKTSKLQKCEDRRSIVSTTKKTPRYSFFTYFYPPDSPEGRVVDVATDFRLGYFFREVLVPKSVLFFTNEASEYKCGSSDDEAREAGGEEKKAEEIRNEEPEKGPEKHLGPGESSS, encoded by the coding sequence ATGGAAAGAGAGCCTGCGGGAAAAGGGCCAACAAGCGGCATACCTCACTTTTGGttgacagcttttaaaaatgtgaagatcCTTGGGAGGATGATCCGAAAAAATGATGAACCTGTACTCGAGCACTTGaaagatgtaaaaattaaattttcagggTTCAAGGAACCAATGAGCTTCACCATAGAATTTATCTTCAAGTCCAACGAATACTTTCTCAATGAAATCCTGACTAAAACATACCAAATGCGATCAGACCCCGATGATTCCGATCCCTTCCTCTCCAAAGGCCCAGAAATTATCAGCAGCACAGGATGTGAGATCTACTGGAAAGAGGGGAGAAATGTCACCATGAAAACGAGCAAGCTGCAGAAATGTGAGGACCGCAGAAGCATTGTATCCACCACCAAGAAGACGCCCCGCTATTCTTTCTTCACCTACTTCTATCCTCCTGATTCTCCTGAGGGCAGAGTAGTCGATGTCGCCACCGATTTTAGATTGGGCTATTTTTTCCGTGAAGTTCTGGTCCCGAAGTCCGTATTATTCTTCACCAATGAAGCCAGCGAATATAAGTGTGGAAGCTCTGATGATGAGGCCCGAGAAGCTGGaggtgaggaaaagaaagcagaagagatcAGAAATGAAGAACCTGAAAAGGGGCCTGAAAAGCATCTGGGCCCGGGAGAGAGCAGTTCCTGA
- the LOC116582660 gene encoding nucleosome assembly protein 1-like 1, producing MSATEEQSLIPGGQDPRPVGVPVSPSEGVDGVEAAAAFLASEGVARALPEEEGGQDAAQAAEQSQEVKLVEEEKAGEEDEEEEEEEEEEEEIEFEFEFGDQEDYEYQSPEFEFEFGNQEESDYESEEEGENEEENEEEEEETEQEEDNGQVPAGVPEVATAAPETLMARFRSLFRALLHSLLHRIHDNDHVLVQPHAGRMGIRRHSREPEDPGERPAPPEVEEPGEGPAPQDQGHPREEAEVRVGEYQAEGTSPWGPQEPTEEAVSQKAEEPTAEAHGKEDEALGDASKSSEAGACAPDNVQVGEWPSSPRALAAPLGAPSSKAGGAQHLPLAVKQRVKALKNLQAQYAQVEAQFYRDFHDLEKKYAVFYQPLFDKRSEIVNAIYEPTEGECQWQVAVQEGAWGGMEREPAGKGPTSGIPHFWLTAFKNVKILGRMIRKNDEPVLEHLKDVKIKFSGFKEPMSFTIEFIFKSNEYFLNEILSKTYQMRSDPDDSDPFLSKGPEIISSTGCEIYWKEGRNVTMKTSKLQKCEDRRSIVSTTKKTPRYSFFTYFYPPDSPEGRVVDVATDFRLGYFFREVLVPKSVLFFTNEASEYKCGSSDDEAREAGGEEKKAEEIRNEEPEKGPEKHLGPGESSS from the coding sequence ATGTCTGCCACAGAGGAACAAAGTCTGATTCCAGGTGGCCAGGACCCCAGACCCGTTGGGGTCCCGGTGTCCCCTTCAGAAGGGGTGGACGGGGTCGAGGCAGCCGCAGCCTTCCTGGCTTCTGAAGGGGTTGCCCGAGCCCTTCCTGAGGAGGAGGGTGGGCAAGATGCTGCCCAGGCCGCAGAACAGAGCCAGGAGGTAAAGCTGGTAGAAGAGGAGAAGGCGGGGGAAGAGgacgaggaagaggaggaagaagaggaggaggaagaggagatcGAGTTCGAGTTTGAGTTTGGAGATCAGGAAGACTATGAGTACCAGTCGCCAGAGTTTGAGTTTGAGTTTGGGAACCAGGAGGAGTCTGACTATGAGtcagaagaggagggggaaaacgaggaagagaatgaggaggaagaggaagagactgaACAGGAGGAAGACAATGGCCAAGTGCCCGCAGGCGTCCCAGAAGTCGCCACGGCCGCTCCTGAGACCCTCATGGCACGGTTTCGGTCCCTCTTCAGGGCTCTGCTCCATTCCCTTCTACACCGTATCCATGATAATGACCATGTCCTGGTCCAGCCCCATGCAGGCCGCATGGGAATCAGGCGCCACTCCCGGGAGCCTGAGGACCCTGGAGAGAGACCAGCGCCTCCAGAGGTGGAAGAGCCAGGAGAAGGACCAGCTCCCCAGGACCAGGGGCACCCGAGAGAGGAAGCGGAGGTCCGGGTGGGCGAGTACCAGGCAGAGGGCACCTCGCCCTGGGGGCCGCAGGAACCAACAGAGGAGGCTGTATCCCAAAAGGCAGAGGAACCCACAGCAGAGGCTCACGGAAAAGAGGACGAGGCCCTGGGCGATGCCTCCAAGTCCTCGGAAGCTGGGGCCTGTGCCCCCGACAACGTGCAGGTTGGCGAGTGGCCGTCAAGTCCTCGGGCCCTTGCAGCCCCTCTTGGGGCACCCAGCTCAAAGGCAGGCGGTGCTCAGCACTTGCCTTTAGCGGTGAAGCAGCGGGTCAAAGCTCTCAAAAATCTTCAGGCCCAATATGCACAAGTGGAAGCTCAATTCTACCGAGATTTTCACGATCTAGAGAAAAAGTATGCGGTCTTCTACCAGCCTCTGTTTGATAAGAGATCTGAGATCGTCAATGCAATCTATGAGCCCACAGAAGGTGAGTGTCAGTGGCAAGTAGCTGTCCAGGAAGGCGCGTGGGGGGGAATGGAAAGAGAGCCTGCGGGAAAAGGGCCAACAAGCGGCATACCTCACTTTTGGttgacagcttttaaaaatgtgaagatcCTTGGGAGGATGATCCGAAAAAATGATGAACCTGTACTCGAGCACTTGaaagatgtaaaaattaaattttcagggTTCAAGGAACCAATGAGCTTCACCATAGAATTTATCTTCAAGTCCAACGAATACTTTCTCAATGAAATCCTGAGTAAAACATACCAAATGCGATCAGACCCCGATGATTCCGATCCCTTCCTCTCCAAAGGCCCAGAAATTATCAGCAGCACAGGATGCGAGATCTACTGGAAAGAGGGGAGAAATGTCACCATGAAAACGAGCAAGCTGCAGAAATGTGAGGACCGCAGAAGCATTGTATCCACCACCAAGAAGACGCCCCGCTATTCTTTCTTCACCTACTTCTATCCTCCTGATTCTCCTGAGGGCAGAGTAGTCGATGTCGCCACCGATTTTAGATTGGGCTATTTTTTCCGTGAAGTTCTGGTCCCAAAGTCCGTATTATTCTTCACCAATGAAGCCAGCGAATATAAGTGTGGAAGCTCTGATGATGAGGCCCGAGAAGCTGGaggtgaggaaaagaaagcagaagagatcAGAAATGAAGAACCTGAAAAGGGGCCTGAAAAGCATCTGGGCCCGGGAGAGAGCAGTTCCTGA